From the Candidatus Hydrogenedentota bacterium genome, the window CGCGCGGCCACGCTTCGCCAGCACCTTCGTGATCCCGCTCGTCAGCGTCGTCTTGCCGTGGTCCACGTGGCCAATCGTGCCGATGTTCACGTGCGGCTTCGTTCGCTCAAATTTCTCCTTAGCCATGTCAATCCGTCTCCTTCACTTCCATGCCGGGCCCGAGGCGCGGCGCGACCGCTGTCTAACCCGCTTATGCGAATCGATACGTAACGCCGGCCCGCTGCATCGTCTCATTCGCGATGTTTGGCGGCACGGGCTCGTACCGGGCAAACTCCATACTGTAAGAGGCGCGGCCCTGTGTCCGGGACCGGATGTCGCTCGCGTATCCGAACATTTCAGCCAGCGGAACCAGAGCTCTGATTTCCTTCGTCACGCCGTCGCCTTCCATGCACTCGAGGCGGCCCCGGCGTCCGTTCAAATCGTTCATCACCTCGCCGGTGTATTCTTCCGGGCAAATGACCTCGA encodes:
- the tuf gene encoding elongation factor Tu (EF-Tu; promotes GTP-dependent binding of aminoacyl-tRNA to the A-site of ribosomes during protein biosynthesis; when the tRNA anticodon matches the mRNA codon, GTP hydrolysis results; the inactive EF-Tu-GDP leaves the ribosome and release of GDP is promoted by elongation factor Ts; many prokaryotes have two copies of the gene encoding EF-Tu), with translation MAKEKFERTKPHVNIGTIGHVDHGKTTLTSGITKVLAKRGRA